A genomic window from Antedon mediterranea chromosome 4, ecAntMedi1.1, whole genome shotgun sequence includes:
- the LOC140046397 gene encoding adenylate kinase 8-like, producing MDATKRPLRIPPQFATYAQKHELFELYRRLIARLLMEKPEDPLTFMLEELKREDDDVPAIVIQGPPASGKTTIGKMVSAKLRTAHITPQILLEDDVSPLAAKGRAIIDKNQSIPMELWVQLIQARLKLFDCIKKGWVMEGFPENREQGLALQQVGISPKHFVILDAPDTVLIERQMGKRVDPQTGDVYHTTFDYPSNSEVEKRLVEPPEGCTEAEMTQRLVLYHRHIDGLRRCYHKFTKVINADQPKADVFSQVITALSSKHRSLAPHIPRIVLLGPTGCGKSVQAALLANKYDVISVSSGQLVKEAIANESKTGEAIKPYVNRDMPVPDNLVLKLIEDRLSQIDCVTRGWVLRGFPRTREQAENLDTAGYEPNRVFYLDVPNDSVYERLTLRMTDPVTGIIYHTLYNPPHSNQIKERCQRHPEDSDDAVQKRLAAYNAYVEELSDYYQTGLHINADQDPHTVFEFVESMLVSQLPTNLDRD from the exons ATGGATGCTACAAAAAGGCCATTACGTATACCACCACAATTTGCAACTTATGCTCAGAAACATGAATTGTTCGAACTATATAGG cGACTGATTGCAAGACTCCTTATGGAAAAGCCAGAAGATCCATTAACGTTTATGCTTGAGGAATTGAAACGAGAAGACGATGATG TTCCAGCTATTGTCATCCAGGGTCCTCCTGCCTCTGGTAAGACAACAATAGGCAAGATGGTGTCTGCCAAGCTACGGACAGCTCACATCACTCCACAGATTCTGTTAGAGGACGATGTGTCCCCACTGGCGGCCAAAGGCAGGGCAATCATAGACAAGAATCAG TCTATACCGATGGAACTATGGGTGCAGTTAATACAAGCAAGACTCAAACTGTTTGATTGCATCAAGAAGGGATGGGTGATGGAAGGGTTCCCTGAGAACAGAGAACAAGGATTGGCTTTGCAGCAGGTTGGCATCTCGCCAAAGCACTTTG TTATTCTTGATGCACCAGATACAGTTCTCATTGAGAGGCAAATGGGCAAAAGAGTTGATCCACAAACAGGAG ATGTGTACCATACAACATTTGATTACCCCTCAAACAGCGAGGTTGAAAAGAGGTTGGTTGAGCCTCCAGAAGGGTGTACAGAGGCAGAGATGACTCAACGACTCGTCCTCTACCACAGACATATAGATGGACTCAGGCGATGCTATCACAAATTTACGAAGGTTATCAATGCGGATCAACCAAAGGCTGATGTATTTTCACAAG ttATAACAGCTTTGAGTTCCAAGCATCGGAGTCTTGCCCCACACATACCACGTATTGTGCTCCTTGGTCCGACTGGATGTGGTAAAAGTGTCCAAGCTGCGTTGTTGGCTAATAAATATGACGTCATTAGTG TATCGTCTGGTCAGCTTGTCAAGGAAGCCATTGCAAATGAGTCAAAGACAGGAGAAGCCATCAAGCCATATGTCAACAGGGATATGCCAG taccaGATAATCTTGTGCTGAAACTCATAGAGGACCGTCTGAGTCAGATAGATTGTGTGACGAGAGGTTGGGTGTTGAGAGGCTTCCCACGTACAAGAGAGCAAGCAGAGAATCTTGATACTGCTGGATATGAACCCAACAG AGTGTTCTATCTAGACGTTCCAAATGACTCGGTATACGAGAGGTTAACATTACGCATGACAGACCCTGTAACCGGTATCATTTACCACACCCTCTACAACCCTCCTCATTCAAACCAGATTAAAGAACGATGTCAGAGACACCCTGAAGACTCCGACGATGCCGTTCAAAAAAGATTGGCTGCGTATAACGCTTACGTAGAAGAGCTATCGGATTATTATCAAACGGGACTACATATCAATGCTGATCAGGATCCTCATACAGTGTTTGAATTTGTGGAAAGTATGTTGGTTAGTCAGCTGCCCACTAATCTGGATAGGGATTGA